One Clostridium estertheticum DNA segment encodes these proteins:
- the hydE gene encoding [FeFe] hydrogenase H-cluster radical SAM maturase HydE, with the protein MKLLEIINKAKTEHILNKEEIISLLISNDVDQELFNAADEVRNKYLGDEVHLRGLIEFTNICKRNCLYCGLRRDNKKIIRYRLTEEQILDFATKAKSFGYKTIVLQGGEDDYYTSDRIVRIIKGIKDLDLALTLSIGEKTYDEYKAFRDAGADRYLLRIETTDKDLYEELDPGMSHQTRLNCLKMLRELGFEVGTGVMVGLPNQTIESYADDILFFKEIDADMLGIGPFIPNEDTPLSNAKGKELTMALKVMAITRLLLPDINIPATTAMESLNKNGRLMALQSGANVVMPNVTEGEYRKQYALYPGKICTGDTPAHCRGCITGKITSIGRRVSTNYGFRGNKITNEYENK; encoded by the coding sequence ATGAAATTATTAGAAATCATAAATAAGGCAAAAACAGAACATATATTAAACAAAGAAGAAATCATCTCTCTTTTAATAAGCAATGATGTCGACCAAGAACTATTTAACGCGGCGGATGAAGTTAGAAACAAATATTTAGGTGATGAAGTCCATCTTAGAGGTCTTATTGAATTTACTAATATATGCAAAAGGAATTGTCTTTACTGTGGACTTCGCCGTGATAATAAAAAGATAATTAGGTACAGATTAACAGAAGAACAAATTTTAGACTTTGCTACTAAGGCTAAGTCCTTTGGTTATAAAACCATAGTGCTTCAAGGTGGAGAAGATGATTATTACACAAGTGATAGAATTGTTAGAATAATAAAAGGAATAAAAGATTTAGATTTAGCCCTAACTTTAAGTATAGGCGAAAAAACTTATGATGAATATAAAGCTTTTAGGGATGCTGGTGCTGATAGATATCTTCTTAGAATTGAAACAACAGACAAAGACCTATATGAAGAACTAGATCCAGGCATGAGCCACCAAACCAGACTGAATTGCTTGAAAATGTTAAGAGAATTAGGTTTTGAAGTTGGAACAGGTGTTATGGTTGGACTTCCAAACCAAACTATAGAATCCTATGCGGATGACATATTATTTTTCAAAGAAATTGATGCTGACATGTTAGGCATAGGACCTTTTATTCCAAATGAAGACACACCTCTTTCAAATGCTAAGGGTAAGGAGTTGACTATGGCACTTAAGGTTATGGCTATAACCCGTTTGCTCCTACCAGACATTAATATACCTGCAACAACGGCTATGGAGTCCTTAAATAAAAACGGAAGACTTATGGCCTTGCAAAGTGGTGCCAATGTTGTTATGCCCAATGTTACAGAAGGTGAATATAGAAAACAGTATGCACTATATCCTGGGAAAATATGTACCGGTGATACTCCTGCCCATTGTAGGGGTTGCATAACAGGTAAAATCACTAGCATTGGACGAAGAGTCTCTACTAATTATGGTTTTAGAGGAAATAAGATTACTAACGAATATGAAAATAAATGA
- a CDS encoding glutaredoxin family protein: MNKVEIYTSNSCGYCHMAKEFFNENNIDFIEHNISEDPEAKKALIKKGYRGVPVIDINGEEMVGFDKEKVVALLKL, from the coding sequence ATGAATAAAGTTGAAATTTATACAAGTAATAGTTGTGGATATTGTCATATGGCTAAGGAGTTTTTTAACGAAAACAATATTGATTTTATAGAGCATAATATTTCTGAAGATCCTGAAGCAAAAAAAGCACTTATAAAAAAGGGATACAGAGGAGTGCCAGTAATAGATATAAACGGAGAAGAAATGGTTGGCTTTGATAAGGAAAAAGTGGTTGCGCTATTAAAATTATAA